A genomic segment from Spinacia oleracea cultivar Varoflay chromosome 3, BTI_SOV_V1, whole genome shotgun sequence encodes:
- the LOC130469982 gene encoding uncharacterized protein — MTTEEMTLAEMKAAYEKAQAELAQERASIENLQKELESVKSTKYQSRYKPGAKPKKLIFEMTDDSEDLTDGEEPQGEEDEATLDPVTKRLNKMENHMKKRCSLMMKLMTKLPGAPTPVETEPTDGYAASPFCEAIARVTVPHQLRLPTWTTLYDGTSDPYRHVNFYKQRMWQIGIPYDLVEPVMCKSFGGTLDGAALEWLMNITPGSIFCLSDLINAFYQQFASSRQLEKQTSDLYWLVQGPTESVRDYFNRFNCEKISIKNCDVRTAIEAFKRGLVPNSELYRELTKYPCATFEERPTGGSSDRRSYTPRNNSWRHQPYNRQNQVQNVNQYDDTNSVYRNERVVYLPISEYGFNVDIGGVVNDLQSVGGTVRWPKKRDIPDSTKDMSRWCDFHRDNGHTTEECISLKKEVAYLLKRGHLKDLLSDKGKETYNKDSNSQPNPAPSGDRPAPPTFEKVVNVISGGSDICGLTSSAAKKINRGESEAVKEGQTEDEVALDKSLAAMIITFDDSDSTDTQQEHHDGLVISLPIGNALIKRILIDNGSSANVLFLEALQEMGLDEKSIIRRSTVLVGFSGESLRTVGEISLPTYAEGTNVLTKFNVVDCPSAYNVILGRPWIHKMKAVPSTYHQSIKFPTKWGVMEIKGQQRDAKKCYETALKPSKSSI, encoded by the exons ATGACTACTGAAGAGATGACGCTCGCAGAGATGAAAGCGGCCTACGAGAAGGCCCAAGCAGAGCTGGCCCAAGAAAGGGCCTCCATTGAAAACCTCCAGAAGGAGCTCGAATCTGTGAAAAGCACCAAGTATCAATCACGTTACAAGCCAGGTGCAAAACCGAAGAAGTTGATATTCGAGATGACCGACGACTCCGAGGACCTGACCGACGGCGAGGAGCCACAGGGGGAAGAGGATGAAGCAACACTGGATCCCGTCACCAAGCGCCTAAATAAGATGGAAAATCACATGAAGAAGCGATGCTCGTTGATGATGAAGCTGATGACCAAACTGCCAGGGGCACCCACGCCCGTGGAAACCGAACCGACCGATGGATATGCAGCGTCGCCGTTCTGTGAAGCGATTGCTAGGGTGACGGTACCACACCAGCTCCGACTCCCTACCTGGACCACCCTGTACGATGGAACGTCTGATCCATACAGACACGTCAACTTCTACAAGCAGCGAATGTGGCAGATCGGGATCCCCTACGACCTGGTCGAGCCGGTCATGTGCAAATCCTTCGGAGGAACCCTCGACGGAGCAGCCCTGGAATGGCTCATGAACATAACACCTGGATCCATCTTCTGCCTGTCCGACCTCATCAACGCCTTCTACCAACAATTCGCCAGCAGTCGCCAGTTGGAGAAACAAACAAGTGACCTCTATTGGTTGGTCCAAGGACCTaccgagtcggtacgcgattattttaaccgttttaattgtgaGAAAATTAGTATAAAAAACTGTGATGTGAGGACAGCCATCGAAGCATTCAAGAGAGGTCTCGTCCCCAACTCGGAGCTGTACCGGGAACTAACCAAATATCCCTGTGCAACCTTCGAAGAG CGACCAACAGGGGGCAGCAGCGACAGGAGGTCGTACACCCCAAGGAACAACAGCTGGAGACACCAACCATACAACCGCCAGAATCAAGTACAAAATGTCAATCAATATGATGATACTAACAGTGTTTACAGGAATGAACGGGTCGTTTATCTCCCCATCTCTGAGTATGGCTTCAACGTCGACATCGGAGGCGTGGTGAACGACCTTCAAAGTGTAGGTGGTACCGTCAGATGGCCTAAGAAGAGAGACATACCAGACTCTACGAAGGACATGAGCAGGTGGTGCGACTTCCACCGCGACAATGGCCACACAACCGAGGAATGCATCTCCCTCAAAAAGGAGGTAGCGTATCTACTGAAAAGAGGCCACCTGAAGGACCTACTGAGCGACAAAGGAAAGGAGACGTACAACAAGGATAGCAACTCCCAACCCAACCCAGCACCAAGCGGCGACCGACCGGCCCCGCCCACGTTCGAAAAAGTGGTAAACGTTATTTCTGGTGGTTCAGATATATGTGGACTAACTtcttctgcagctaaaaaaATCAACAGAGGCGAATCTGAAGCCGTCAAAGAGGGGCAGACAGAAGACGAAGTAGCACTCGACAAGTCATTAGCAGCGATGATAATAACCTTCGACGACTCAGATTCAACCGACACACAACAGGAACATCATGACGGTCTAGTCATATCGCTCCCAATAGGCAACGCTCTCATCAAAAGGATATTGATCGACAACGGCAGTTCAGCAAACGTATTGTTCCTAGAGGCTCTGCAAGAAATGGGACTAGACGAAAAGAGTATAATCAGAAGGTCgacagtcctagtaggattcagtGGAGAATCGCTACGAACAGTAGGAGAGATATCACTGCCTACATACGCAGAAGGTACTAATGTGTTGACCAAGTTCAACGTCGTCGACTGCCCATCAGCATACAACGTCATTTTGGGACgaccatggatccacaaaatgaagGCGGTGCCGTCGACATACCACCAGTCAATCAAGTTCCCAACCAAATGGGGAgtcatggaaatcaaaggacAACAAAGGGACGCAAAGAAATGTTATGAAACGGCGCTGAAACCATCAAAGTCATccatctag